The genomic segment ATGTGTTCCAGTTGTACGGTTCGGGCAGGACGGTTTTGTACCCGCCGTCAAGCTTGGCTTTTATCCACCTTAGTAGCAGTTGATGCCACTCGTACAGATATACAAGCACATCACGCAGGTTCCTGTCCCTGCTCCAATGTGTTTCTTTCCCGGCCGTTGCCATTTCGTCGGCAAAGGCTGCCTTCTGCCGTTCTTCGCTCATACTGTCGATGAGTTTCCACATCTTGTCGAATTGTCCGTTGGCAGATGTTATCAAATCCCCTTTTGTCGTTGCTCTTGCCATAGTCGTTATTATTTATCATAGAGTTCCTTGCTAAAACTCCGGCAATGCCCGTTGGGGGCTTCAAAAGTCAGCAATTCGCCGTATAGCTCTTCTCTGATGTTGCCGATGATCTTCACATTTTTGCTTCTCAACTCATCCCGGACAAGTTCGATATCCTCCGCCTCCAACATAATCCTTGTCTTGCCGGCAACAACTTCACCTTTTCTCTCCGGTTCTTTTCAGGATGGCAAACGATGTCTCGCCCAAATCGAACTCTATCCGGTCGCCATCAATGGCTTTTATCTCAAACCCTATATTGCGATAGAATTTTTTCGACCGTTGCAAATCACTGACATAAATCCAACAGGCATATATTTTTTAATCTTCATTCTTATCGTGTTCTTTTTCCGTACTCCGTGCAAACCTTGTCGTGCAATGAGACAATGCCGCCACATTCCGTGCAGGTGTATCGAGCGGGGTGTGTTTCCATGAAATGAAATAAAATACCCCGTTTCCCTTTACAATCTCACTATTTTCGACCGGACTTTCCTTGTAACGGCTGTTGTAACTTCTTTCGAGGTTTCTTATAAGTCTACAAGGGAAGTCGCCACACTGATAGTAATAAGTAATCTCTTTCAGCAGCACGCAGTCCTTTATCCTGCCTTGCGACAATGTTCCGGTCTCCCTTTGCCTTCCCGCGTACAGCCGACGCAAGTTTTTTGCGTTTTCCGTGTATGACAATGCTTATGGCAGACCATACAGTTCATACCGCAGGGAGCGAGCATTTCTATGTCAATGCAGTCAATTCGCATATCTCTTTCCCCATTTATTCTATGCTGCAAAAATAATAATTTTCTTTGTACCGTCGTGCTTTTATTGTTCTATTAATTCCTGTATCTCGTTAAGATGCAACTCAATATGTCCCAAATATCCATCAATCACTTGGCGAAGAGTTACAGCAATACCCTCGAAATTCTGCCATGAATTTTCAAGCTTAGTATGGTCAACCGATTTTATCACTTGAATCATGTGCAGATTGTAATACTTCTACAACTGAATCGTAATATTCCAATCAGCATTTTGATAATCCTGTAAAGCGATCCACAAGTCATTATCCTGTTGATAATCGGGAAAGTCAAGTTTATCGTTGTACTGTAATCGAACCACGCGTTGGTGATTATTTGCAGCAGAATCAACCAAATGATCCAGTATCTGTTTGATAGTCCTGTTTTGTTTATTCCTCTTTTTTGTAATTGTATCAACTGGTAAATCAATCAATTTTTGCTCCCAAGTATCAATATACCGTAGAATCCCATTTGTAACATTTGAAAAATCCATTTTTATTATTTGTTTTATTGAGTCAAAAACAGTAAAACATTCAACTCCTCAACGTCAGGCAAATCAGATGAGTTTGTACTTTACTCTTTGCGATGATTATTAGAATCGTCTTCATCCTAATTTCGTTGCACTTCGGTTTCTTTGCATACGAGACAACATGAGCTAGGCACAGTTTTCACCTTATATCCAATTCGCTTGATTAAAAATCACAAATCTTTTAGCAGACCATTCTCATCGTATTCGAACATAGGCCCCCACACCACCTCCCAATAATACCCGTCAAGATCGGAGAAGTAGGCATGATAACCGCCCCAGAAAGTTTCCGCGGGTTCTTTCGCGATTCTGCCTCCTGCTTTGCATACTTTTTCTATAACCACATCCACCTCTTCACGTCTTTCCACATTGTAGGCGAGTGTAATTCCCGCAAAGCCCTCGGCAATTTTCGGTGGATTCGTTTCACTGATGTCTTTGGCGAGCAGCCCCAGCGGATAAAGCTCAAACTTCGTACCTGGTGTATTGAAGAATATAACCTGTGGTTCATCTCCTTTCTCGCAGGTTTCGAAACCGAGTCCATCACGATAAAATCTTATTGCAAGGCTCATGTTGCGGACACCAAGGCAAATACAAGTAATTTTATTCATATTCACATGATATTTTAGTTATTGTGTGTCGAATCTATACTCCTGGAGTTAACAGTATTTCACTTGTTTATCCGTATATCAGGATCGAAACTGTAGTTTCGCTTGCCCTCTATAACCGTGGCTTGCAGAAATAGTGCCCTGAAACGGTCGAATGTGTTTCTTGCGACGCCGTACCTCCCGCATATCATGGCGATCGTCCGCCCGTCATTTAACAAGCCGGCTATTTCTTCTCCCGCGTCGATCAGGCGTTGGAGCTTGGTATAGCTTCCCCTCCTGCGACCCAGTATGACGCCTTGTTCCCGTCGTGCCGCCAGGGCCTCTTTGGTGCGGGCGGATATGAGGTTTCGCTCGATCTCGGCCACCAGGCCGAACGCAAAGCATAACACCTTGCTGTTGATGGTATCGTCAAAAGAATAGCGATCCTTGGTACTGTACAGGAACACGCCTTTTTCGAGCAGTTCCCCCACGATCGTCATAATATCGGTAAGCGTGCGGCTTAACCTGGAAAGTTCTGTCACGATCAACGTGTCCCCGGCTTTTAACCGCTTTACCGTTGCCCCGAGTTTCCGGTCGCGTCTTTTCTTGCTGCCGCTCACGACTTCCGTGACCCAGCAATCCACCACCATGTTTCTACTACCGGCAAATCTCGTGATCTCGTGTCGTTGGTTAGTCAGCGTCTGCCTTCCCGTGCTGACCCTTAAATAAGCTACTACCATAGTCGGAAAAATTAAAAAAGCACGAAATTGCCTTTTCCCGACAATTAAAAGGTATAATCACTCTATTTATTTGCACGATAAATCGTTCGTTTTCAGAGGCAAAGGTATTGTATTTATTTCAACTAGACAAGCATTTCGTGCAAAATATTGAATAATAGAACATTAAAAGACGGGATTAGCTTTAGAAAGTATTTCGAATCAATAAAATAATAATTTCACTAAAAAACGAAGGATAAAAAGTGAATCACTGCTTGTTTTCGCGTGCTTGCAATTTAATAATGTAATGTACCGGGGTGGCTGTTTCCTGCACATGCCTCCCGGTACGGATAAAACAGAATATATGAGAAAAAGCTTACTCGTCTTGCCGTTTCTGTTGCTGCTGTCCGCCGGTTTCTCGGTGGCCCAGGAGCCACTACCGCGTGACACCGCCGCTGTGAAGGTCTATTTCCAGCAGGGACAGGCCACGCTGGATTCCACGTTCCGGGACAACGGTTCCCGCCTGGACTCGTTCTCCCGCCGTCTGGCCTCGTTTCGGGGTGATACCACCTTCCAGATTCGATCGGTTCGCGTCGTTTCCGGAGCTTCCCCGGAGGGTTCCTCCAAAATCAACAGGAGTTTGTCGGAACGGCGTGCCACGGCCATCCGCTCCTATCTCGAAAAGCGGGTTTCCCTGGATGGTCACGCCTTTGAGGTCGAATCTCCCGGCGTGGACTGGGAGGGCCTCGCCTCCCTGGTCGAATCCTCCGATATGTCCTACCGGGACGAAGTGCTGGAGATACTGTATCATACTCCCGAGTTCGTTATCCGTGAGGGCAAGGTCGTGGATAGCCGCCAGCGTCAGCTGGGCATGCTGCACGGCGGCGAGCCGTGGTGTTACATGGAAGAGCGCTTCTTCCCGGAACTGCGCGCCTCGGGAGTGCTCGTCGTCGTTGAAACCGGGCGGGAGGATACTTCCAGCCCTGAACCGGTCGCCCCGCCGCGCGATACCGTTGTCGTAGAGCACCGGGACACGGTGGAGGTCATCCGACGCGACACGATGGATGTACTTTGCCCTATTGTCCCGGCCCGCAAACCCTTCTACATGTCGCTGAAAACAAACTTGCTCTACGACGTGGCCCTGGTGCCGAATATCGGAGCGGAGTTCTACCTGGGCCGCGGCTGGTCGCTGGGCGGTAATTGGATGTACGCCTGGTGGAACAGCAAGAAGCGTCATAATTACTGGCGCCTCTACGGCGGGGAGCTGGAGATCCGCAAATACTTCGGTCGTCGCGCGGCAGAAAAACCGCTTACCGGGCATCACCTGGGACTCTACGGGCAGCTGTTCACGTACGACTTCGAGCTCGGGGGTACGGGTTACATGGGCGGCAAACCGGGCGGCACGCTTTGGGAGAAGATGAACTACGCTGTGGGTCTGGAATACGGCTACTCGCTGCCCGTCGCCCGTCGCCTGAACCTGGATTTCGTCATCGGCTTGGGCTACTGGGGCGGCGAATACCATACATACGACCCCGTCGACGATCATTATGTCTGGAAAGAGACCAGGCAGCGCCACTGGTTCGGGCCCACGAAAGCGGAAATCTCCCTCGTGTGGCTGATCGGCCGGGGTAATTACAACGAAAAGAAAGGAGGCAAGCGATGAAAAAGATATTCCATACGGTGACAATGGCGGCACTCCTTGTCGCCGCGACATCCTGCGAGCACAAGGAGCTGTGCCTCGACCACGCGCACGCGGTGGAGGTGGAGGTGGTCTTCGACTGGCGTAACGCTCCCAACGCCGCCCCGGCTTCCATGTCGCTCTACCTGTTCCCGGGTGACGGCGAGGCGTTGCGTTATGATTTCACGGGTCGCGACGGCGGCACCATCCGCGTTCCTATCGGAAAGTACGAGGCGCTGTGCCTGAACTCCGACACCGAAAATATCGTTTACCGGAACACGGAACGCAAGGGTACTTTCGAGGTGACGACCCAGACGAGCCCGCTGCTGGGGGGCCTTTCCGCCCTGGGCGTGCGCTCCGAGGGTGCCCCGAGGGCTGACGGGGCTGAAGACGAGCGCGTCGCGCTGTCCCCGGATATGCTTTGGAGCGACCACGCGGAAAGCATCGAGCTGAAACATGTCCCGGTTCGGCAGAGGATCACGCTTTACCCGGAACAGTCGGTTTGCAGGTACACGGTCGAGATCCGCAACGTCGAGAACCTGAAATATGTCTTTGGTGTCAGCGGTTCGATCTCAGGCCTCGCGGGAGGCCTGTTGCCCGGCACGGACATGCCCAACGCGAACAAGGGCGCTTACCTTGCCGTGAAAGTGAACATCACGACCAAGGACGGGGCCCGTGTATATCCGGCAGAATCTGTCGGCGAGTATGATTGGGCCGCCGTGGCTGTCGGCACGAACTGGCAGGCCGGTAAGAAGTACATCTACACGCTTGACTTCTCGGAGGGTGCCGGTAAGGTCGATCCGGAGAAAGAACAACCTGAAGATCCTACCGTTGACCCGTTCGATCCGGGCGAGGATATCCTGGGCAGCCCCATCAAGTTCACCGTGGAGGTTAGCGAGTGGGAAGACGCCGGCGCGCAGGATATAACAACTATGTAACCAACCCTCCGGTCGCGCGACGGCCGGGCAAACGGGCCGGAAGGGGTTGAACCGGGTAAACGTGTCGTAGGTGAAGAGGCACACGCGCGACACGTTCCGGGGGGAGAGCCGCGAGAGGGCTTTCCCTGTCCCCTTCCGGTCACTAAAGGCAATTTTCGCCTGAACAAAAAAACAGGATATAAAAAACAGGGCCATGAACAAGCAGGAGCTGATAAAAGCGGTAGCCGCCGCGAGCGGGTTGTGCGTCGTGGATGCCTCGAAAGAAATGAGCGCTTTCGAGAATATTTTGGAGGACTGTATGGCGCGAGGGGAAATACTCTCGTGGTCTGGCGTGGGCGCCTTCTGCGTGCGGGAACACAAGGCTCGCCCGGGACGCAACCCGTTCACGGGGTTGGGGATGAGGATTCCGACCCGTAAGGTCGTGAAATTTTCCCCGGGAAAGTCCTTGCGCGAGGCTGTCATAAAGAAAGGAATCCACGGGAGGCGTGCTCGATGCACCGATAAGGAAACATGATATAAATGACTAAATGACATGAATATGGATCTAAAAAAGAATTTATGCCGGGGGCTCGGGAACCGGAGCCTGCCGGTATTGTTTTCGGTTCTCCTGTTCGCCTCGTGCCAGGACGACCTGCAAACGAGTGTACACACGGGGCCCGGCATCCGCTTCTCGGTTTCCGACGGGGCGGGATGGCGTGCCACGCGAGCCGAGGGTAGCCCCGCGGAAGAGACGACCCCGAGGGATTCCCTTCTGGGCGTGCTGCCCCTGCAGGCCGCGGACGGCGGCGAGGGGTTGTACCTGCACGCCATGATCTCCGACAATACCGGCAACGCCCTTGCGGATGACGAACGGATCGGCACCCGTTCCGCTCCCGTGAAGGACATGGAGACCTACGGGAATTTCGGGGTCTTGGCCTACCTCTACACGGGGGCGTGGGACGGCAGCGCCACGCCCGGTTTCATGTACAACACGGAGGTGCGCGGCGATGGCGGCGTGTGGTCGCCCGCGGCGGATCACAACTGGCCGGGCGAGGGGCAGAAACTCCGTTTCTTCGCTTATGCGCCCTACAACACTCCGGGGATCGAGCTACCCGCACAGCATGAGGCGGGATACCCCGGCTTAACCTATACTGTTCCCGAAAAGGTACAAGACCAGAAAGACCTGCTCGTGGCCGCTTCCGGGGAGATGGCGGGCGACCACAACGCCACGGCCCCGCTGACCTTCAGCCACGCCCTGACCGCCGTCCGGTTCGTTGTCGGTGACGACATGCAAAAAGGAAGTGTGACGAAAATAGCCCTCCGCGGCGTGTACGGCAAGGCCGTTTATGATATGGACGGAGACTCGTGGAGTGCTTTCGAGGAAACGAAAGATTTCTCGCAGACGCTTGATAAAAAAGTGGACGGCCAGCCCGGGAATGAGATCACCTCCGGGGAGGGCACTTTCATGATGATCCCGCAGCAGCTGCCCCAGGGCGCGGAGATCGAGGTGGTCTTTACCGATGACCTGACGGGAACCGAGCGGACGCTGAAAGCCGACATCGCCGGGGCGACATGGCCCCAGGGCAAGACCGTCACTTACCGGATTTCCACCTCGAGCATCCTCGTCGTGCCGACTTTCGAGGTGACTGCTCCCGAGGCTTTCACCTATCAAGGAGGTACCAGCGAGTACTCGGTGACCAGCTATCTCGCCGTCTCCCGTGAAGGCGATGCAACGCAGGGTGTGCCGCTGGCGTGGACGGCCGAGTTCGTCGAGGATGACGGTAGCGGGGGCTACAACGTGATCGACCGTCCTGAATGGCTCACTGCTTTCACCGCGAGCGGTAACGGTGGCACGTCTGCCACGATGCTATCTGCCACGATCGCGGCCCAGCAGGGCGTTACCTCCAACCCGCATAACGAGGTGTTGCGGGCGGCAGCTCCCGTGAGCGGTACCTACGACCTCTCGACCAAGGGCGGCACCGAACCTGTGAACACGGCAAACTGCTACGTTATCAACGCCCCCGGTACATACAGCTTGCCGCTGGTTTATGGCAACGCCGTCAAGAACGGGGCGGCCAACACCTCGGCCTATATCCCGTCGGTCATCGACATCCCGGATGAGGAAGAGCGTTACTTGACACACTTCGTAAACCATCTCGATTCGGTTATCACCGATCCGTATATCTACAACAACGCGAACTGCACGCCCGCCAATGCCACGTTGGTATGGCAGGACGAGCCGGAACTGGTGACGAACGTCCGCCTTTCGCCTGACAAGCGCGGCTTGCTTTTCGACGTGCCGCAGGAATCGATCAAGCAGGGAAACGCCATCGTCGCCGTGCGTGACGCCGCCAACACCATCATGTGGAGCTGGCATATATGGGTGACGGATTTCGTGCCGGGACTCCCCCCGACCGTGGAGGAGCGTTACGATCCCCGGAAGACCCAGCGCGACAAGGTCGTGACCAATTACCAAGGGGTGCAATATACCTTTATGGGAAACTGTATCGGCTATTGTTATGAAGGCATCACCACCTACGATGCCCGCAGCGTGAAGGTGCGCTTTACACAGGCGGAAACCGGTGCTATAAAGGTCATAACGCTCATACAAACGCCTGCAGTCGTAAATCCCGGCAATGCGCCCTATTATCAGTTCGGCCGCAAGGATCCGATGCTGCCCGGTATGCTCGACGCTTCTGGTTCCTCTGTCGATAAGAGTTGCTATTCCGACGGCTACGCGTTTAAACTCTCGAATGACCAAAGCTCCATCGGCGCTAGCATCCAGAACCCGCATATATTTTATGGCGTGAGAATATCCAGTTGGTTCTCCGGTGCTCTTCATTATTACAACCTTTGGAGTGCCGACAACATGGAGTATAATGTGCATAACGACAATGCGGTGGTCAAGACGATTTACGATCCCTCGCCCGTCGGCTACCATCTGCCTGCGTCGAACGCCTTCACGGGATTTACGTTTGATGGCACGCACAGAAGCGGCTACGACAAGATTAATACTCCCTATCGCGACGACACGGAGGCTACCTATAA from the Bacteroides eggerthii genome contains:
- a CDS encoding VOC family protein yields the protein MNKITCICLGVRNMSLAIRFYRDGLGFETCEKGDEPQVIFFNTPGTKFELYPLGLLAKDISETNPPKIAEGFAGITLAYNVERREEVDVVIEKVCKAGGRIAKEPAETFWGGYHAYFSDLDGYYWEVVWGPMFEYDENGLLKDL
- a CDS encoding fimbrillin family protein, which codes for MNMDLKKNLCRGLGNRSLPVLFSVLLFASCQDDLQTSVHTGPGIRFSVSDGAGWRATRAEGSPAEETTPRDSLLGVLPLQAADGGEGLYLHAMISDNTGNALADDERIGTRSAPVKDMETYGNFGVLAYLYTGAWDGSATPGFMYNTEVRGDGGVWSPAADHNWPGEGQKLRFFAYAPYNTPGIELPAQHEAGYPGLTYTVPEKVQDQKDLLVAASGEMAGDHNATAPLTFSHALTAVRFVVGDDMQKGSVTKIALRGVYGKAVYDMDGDSWSAFEETKDFSQTLDKKVDGQPGNEITSGEGTFMMIPQQLPQGAEIEVVFTDDLTGTERTLKADIAGATWPQGKTVTYRISTSSILVVPTFEVTAPEAFTYQGGTSEYSVTSYLAVSREGDATQGVPLAWTAEFVEDDGSGGYNVIDRPEWLTAFTASGNGGTSATMLSATIAAQQGVTSNPHNEVLRAAAPVSGTYDLSTKGGTEPVNTANCYVINAPGTYSLPLVYGNAVKNGAANTSAYIPSVIDIPDEEERYLTHFVNHLDSVITDPYIYNNANCTPANATLVWQDEPELVTNVRLSPDKRGLLFDVPQESIKQGNAIVAVRDAANTIMWSWHIWVTDFVPGLPPTVEERYDPRKTQRDKVVTNYQGVQYTFMGNCIGYCYEGITTYDARSVKVRFTQAETGAIKVITLIQTPAVVNPGNAPYYQFGRKDPMLPGMLDASGSSVDKSCYSDGYAFKLSNDQSSIGASIQNPHIFYGVRISSWFSGALHYYNLWSADNMEYNVHNDNAVVKTIYDPSPVGYHLPASNAFTGFTFDGTHRSGYDKINTPYRDDTEATYNFGMELYCNKMMGQGSYDTAGGTVFFSFAGQRPYQRGKPTMCGIDGTCWKAVYATNTVIRRPYIVAPENTYSNASAYLVQPVRE
- a CDS encoding DUF3795 domain-containing protein, with amino-acid sequence MRRLYAGRQRETGTLSQGRIKDCVLLKEITYYYQCGDFPCRLIRNLERSYNSRYKESPVENSEIVKGNGVFYFISWKHTPLDTPARNVAALSHCTTRFARSTEKEHDKNED
- a CDS encoding DUF3575 domain-containing protein, yielding MRKSLLVLPFLLLLSAGFSVAQEPLPRDTAAVKVYFQQGQATLDSTFRDNGSRLDSFSRRLASFRGDTTFQIRSVRVVSGASPEGSSKINRSLSERRATAIRSYLEKRVSLDGHAFEVESPGVDWEGLASLVESSDMSYRDEVLEILYHTPEFVIREGKVVDSRQRQLGMLHGGEPWCYMEERFFPELRASGVLVVVETGREDTSSPEPVAPPRDTVVVEHRDTVEVIRRDTMDVLCPIVPARKPFYMSLKTNLLYDVALVPNIGAEFYLGRGWSLGGNWMYAWWNSKKRHNYWRLYGGELEIRKYFGRRAAEKPLTGHHLGLYGQLFTYDFELGGTGYMGGKPGGTLWEKMNYAVGLEYGYSLPVARRLNLDFVIGLGYWGGEYHTYDPVDDHYVWKETRQRHWFGPTKAEISLVWLIGRGNYNEKKGGKR
- a CDS encoding DUF5119 domain-containing protein; amino-acid sequence: MKKIFHTVTMAALLVAATSCEHKELCLDHAHAVEVEVVFDWRNAPNAAPASMSLYLFPGDGEALRYDFTGRDGGTIRVPIGKYEALCLNSDTENIVYRNTERKGTFEVTTQTSPLLGGLSALGVRSEGAPRADGAEDERVALSPDMLWSDHAESIELKHVPVRQRITLYPEQSVCRYTVEIRNVENLKYVFGVSGSISGLAGGLLPGTDMPNANKGAYLAVKVNITTKDGARVYPAESVGEYDWAAVAVGTNWQAGKKYIYTLDFSEGAGKVDPEKEQPEDPTVDPFDPGEDILGSPIKFTVEVSEWEDAGAQDITTM
- a CDS encoding recombinase family protein encodes the protein MVVAYLRVSTGRQTLTNQRHEITRFAGSRNMVVDCWVTEVVSGSKKRRDRKLGATVKRLKAGDTLIVTELSRLSRTLTDIMTIVGELLEKGVFLYSTKDRYSFDDTINSKVLCFAFGLVAEIERNLISARTKEALAARREQGVILGRRRGSYTKLQRLIDAGEEIAGLLNDGRTIAMICGRYGVARNTFDRFRALFLQATVIEGKRNYSFDPDIRINK
- a CDS encoding ClbS/DfsB family four-helix bundle protein, whose translation is MARATTKGDLITSANGQFDKMWKLIDSMSEERQKAAFADEMATAGKETHWSRDRNLRDVLVYLYEWHQLLLRWIKAKLDGGYKTVLPEPYNWNTYPAMNVEFWKKHQSTPLTQAKANLKESHKEVMTLIGQFSNDELFVKGAFDWPGTSTSTSTLGAYCVSTTASHYDWAMRKIRMHIKTSNK
- a CDS encoding HU family DNA-binding protein: MNKQELIKAVAAASGLCVVDASKEMSAFENILEDCMARGEILSWSGVGAFCVREHKARPGRNPFTGLGMRIPTRKVVKFSPGKSLREAVIKKGIHGRRARCTDKET
- a CDS encoding VOC family protein, which gives rise to MLEAEDIELVRDELRSKNVKIIGNIREELYGELLTFEAPNGHCRSFSKELYDK